The following are from one region of the Prionailurus bengalensis isolate Pbe53 chromosome A2, Fcat_Pben_1.1_paternal_pri, whole genome shotgun sequence genome:
- the GIPC3 gene encoding PDZ domain-containing protein GIPC3, which yields MESAAAPEARGAEAPRPPAPPPSPAEPPAAPRARPRLVFRTQLAHGSPTGRIEGFTNVRELYAKIAEAFGIAPTEILFCTLNSHKVDMQKLLGGQIGLEDFIFAHVRGETKEVEVTKTEDALGLTITDNGAGYAFIKRIKEGSIINRIQAVCVGDSIEAINDHSIVGCRHYEVAKMLRELPKSQPFTLRLVQPKRAFDMIGQRSRSSKCPADAKVTSGRETLRLRSGGAATVEDVPTEFEEEASRRVDDLLESYMGIRDPELASTMVDTAKKTPSVQEFAHRLDSVLGEFAFPDEFVVEVWAAIGEAREACG from the exons ATGGAGAGCGCAGCGGCCCCCGAGGCCCGGGGCGCCGAGGCCCCGCgcccgcccgcgcccccgccgTCGCCCGCCGAGCCCCCAgccgcgccccgcgcccgcccgcgCCTGGTTTTCCGCACGCAGCTGGCGCACGGCAGCCCCACGGGCAGGATCGAGGGCTTCACCAACGTCCGCGAGCTCTACGCCAAGATCGCCGAGGCCTTCGGGATCGCGCCCACCGAG ATCCTATTCTGCACCCTAAACAGCCACAAAGTAGATATGCAGAAACTCCTGGGCGGCCAGATAGGGCTGGAGGACTTCATCTTTGCCCACGTGCGCGGCGAGACCAAGGAAGTGGAGGTCACTAAGACCGAAGACGCCCTGGGGTTGACCATCACGGACAATGGGGCCGGCTACGCCTTCATTAAG AGGATCAAGGAGGGCAGCATCATCAACCGGATCCAGGCCGTGTGCGTGGGCGACAGCATCGAGGCCATCAACGACCACTCCATCGTCGGCTGCCGCCACTACGAGGTGGCCAAGATGCTCCGCGAGCTGCCCAAGTCACAGCCCTTCACCCTGCGCCTGGTGCAGCCCAAGAGAGCCTTCG ATATGATTGGCCAGCGGAGCAGAAGCAGCAAATGCCCCGCGGACGCAAAAGTGACCAGCGGGAGGGAGACCCTGCGACTCCGTTCCGGGGGGGCCGCCACAGTGGAGGACGTG cccacCGAGTTTGAGGAGGAGGCGTCCCGGAGGGTCGACGACCTGCTGGAGAGCTACATGGGCATTCGGGACCCTGAGCTGG CGTCCACCATGGTGGACACAGCCAAGAAGACGCCGAGCGTCCAGGAGTTTGCGCACCGTTTAGATTCCGTCTTGGGCGAGTTTGCCTTCCCGGACGAGTTTGTGGTGGAGGTGTGGGCCGCCATCggagaggccagggaggcctGCGGCTAG
- the TBXA2R gene encoding thromboxane A2 receptor isoform X1, translating into MWPNGSALGPCFRPTNITPEERRLIASPWFSASFCLVGLASNLLALSVLAGARQGGSHARPSFLTFLCGLVLTDFAGLLVTGAIVVAQHAVLFDWRAVDPGCRLCQFMGVVMVFFGLCPLWLGAAMASERYLGITRPFSRPAAASGRRAWATVGLVWASALALGLLPLLGVGRYTLQYPGSWCFLTLGAQPGDVAFGLLFSLLGGLSVGLSFLLNTISVAALCHVYHGQEAAQQRPRDCEVEMMAQLMGIMVVATICWMPLLVFIAQTVLRSPPAMSPTGQLSRATEQRLLIYLRVATWNQILDPWVYILFRRAVIRRLHPRLGARPRSLSLQPQLTQRPTVQ; encoded by the exons ATGTGGCCCAACGGCAGCGCCCTGGGGCCCTGTTTCCGGCCCACCAACATCACCCCGGAGGAGCGGCGGCTCATCGCCTCCCCCTGGTTCTCCGCCTCCTTCTGCCTCGTGGGCCTGGCGTCCAACCTGCTGGCCCTGAGCGTGCTGGCCGGTGCGCGGCAGGGCGGCTCGCACGCCCGCCCCTCCTTCCTCACCTTCCTCTGCGGCCTGGTCCTCACCGACTTCGCGGGGCTGCTGGTCACCGGCGCCATCGTGGTGGCCCAGCACGCCGTCCTCTTCGACTGGCGCGCCGTGGACCCCGGCTGCCGCCTCTGCCAGTTCATGGGCGTCGTCATGGTCTTCTTCGGCCTCTGCCCGCTGTGGCTGGGGGCCGCCATGGCCTCGGAGCGCTACCTGGGCATCACCCGGCCCTTCTCGCGGCCCGCGGCCGCCTCCGGGCGCCGCGCCTGGGCCACGGTGGGGCTGGTGTGGGCCTCGGCGCTGGCGCTGGGCCTGCTGCCCCTGCTGGGCGTGGGCCGCTACACGCTGCAGTATCCTGGCTCCTGGTGCTTCCTGACGCTCGGCGCGCAGCCCGGGGACGTGGCCTTCGGCCTGCTGTTCTCGCTCCTGGGCGGCCTCTCGGTGGGGCTGTCCTTCCTGCTCAACACGATCAGCGTGGCCGCTCTGTGCCACGTCTACCACGGCCAGGAGGCCGCCCAGCAGCGCCCACGGGACTGTGAGGTCGAGATGATGGCTCAGCTCATGGGCATCATGGTGGTGGCCACTATCTGCTGGATGCCGCTGCTG GTGTTCATTGCCCAGACGGTGCTGCGCAGCCCGCCCGCCATGAGCCCGACCGGACAGCTGTCCCGAGCCACGGAGCAACGGCTGCTCATTTACCTGCGCGTCGCCACCTGGAACCAGATCCTGGACCCCTGGGTGTACATCCTGTTCCGCCGGGCCGTGATCCGGCGTCTCCACCCTCGCCTCGGCGCCCGGCCCAGGTCGCTGTCCCTGCAGCCCCAGCTCACCCAGAGGCCCACGGTGCAGTAG
- the TBXA2R gene encoding thromboxane A2 receptor isoform X2: protein MWPNGSALGPCFRPTNITPEERRLIASPWFSASFCLVGLASNLLALSVLAGARQGGSHARPSFLTFLCGLVLTDFAGLLVTGAIVVAQHAVLFDWRAVDPGCRLCQFMGVVMVFFGLCPLWLGAAMASERYLGITRPFSRPAAASGRRAWATVGLVWASALALGLLPLLGVGRYTLQYPGSWCFLTLGAQPGDVAFGLLFSLLGGLSVGLSFLLNTISVAALCHVYHGQEAAQQRPRDCEVEMMAQLMGIMVVATICWMPLLIHENRPGRDTPRTGQEHLRQPEAPSCN from the exons ATGTGGCCCAACGGCAGCGCCCTGGGGCCCTGTTTCCGGCCCACCAACATCACCCCGGAGGAGCGGCGGCTCATCGCCTCCCCCTGGTTCTCCGCCTCCTTCTGCCTCGTGGGCCTGGCGTCCAACCTGCTGGCCCTGAGCGTGCTGGCCGGTGCGCGGCAGGGCGGCTCGCACGCCCGCCCCTCCTTCCTCACCTTCCTCTGCGGCCTGGTCCTCACCGACTTCGCGGGGCTGCTGGTCACCGGCGCCATCGTGGTGGCCCAGCACGCCGTCCTCTTCGACTGGCGCGCCGTGGACCCCGGCTGCCGCCTCTGCCAGTTCATGGGCGTCGTCATGGTCTTCTTCGGCCTCTGCCCGCTGTGGCTGGGGGCCGCCATGGCCTCGGAGCGCTACCTGGGCATCACCCGGCCCTTCTCGCGGCCCGCGGCCGCCTCCGGGCGCCGCGCCTGGGCCACGGTGGGGCTGGTGTGGGCCTCGGCGCTGGCGCTGGGCCTGCTGCCCCTGCTGGGCGTGGGCCGCTACACGCTGCAGTATCCTGGCTCCTGGTGCTTCCTGACGCTCGGCGCGCAGCCCGGGGACGTGGCCTTCGGCCTGCTGTTCTCGCTCCTGGGCGGCCTCTCGGTGGGGCTGTCCTTCCTGCTCAACACGATCAGCGTGGCCGCTCTGTGCCACGTCTACCACGGCCAGGAGGCCGCCCAGCAGCGCCCACGGGACTGTGAGGTCGAGATGATGGCTCAGCTCATGGGCATCATGGTGGTGGCCACTATCTGCTGGATGCCGCTGCTG ATCCATGAGAACAGGCCTGGGAGGGACACGCCGAGGACAGGACAAGAACACCTCCGTCAGCCAGAAGCGCCATCCTGTAACTGA
- the CACTIN gene encoding LOW QUALITY PROTEIN: cactin (The sequence of the model RefSeq protein was modified relative to this genomic sequence to represent the inferred CDS: deleted 1 base in 1 codon): protein MGRDTRSRSRSAGRRGRRQRSGSRSRSRSGSHERRDRRRRDDEVRRRRRRQSRERRSGSDEHRWRRRRRRQSQSPLPPRWRSRGRSSQSDSDDERQEQQRGRWARRRRTRSWSPGSSASGSASPDRSQSPREAAAALSHQHSLQERLRLREERKQQEELMKAFETPEEKRARRLAKKEAKERKKREKMGWGEEYMGYTNTDNPFGDNNLLGTFIWNKALEKKGIGHLEEKELKERNKRIQEDNRLELQKVKQLRLEREREKAMREQELEMLQREKEAEHFKTWEEQEDHFHLQQAKLRSKIRIRDGRAKPIDLLAKYISAEDDDLAVEMHEPYTFLNGLTVADMEDLLEDIQVYMELEQGKNADFWRDMTTITEDEIAKLRKLEASGKGPGERREGVNASVSSDVQSVFKGKTYGQLHVIFQGIEGKIRAGGPNLDMGYWESLLQQLRAHMARARLRERHQDVLRQKLYKLKQEQGVESEPLFPILKQEPPSPGHSLEPEDPAPTPPGPSSSEGGGSGEPEAEGAAPAEGEADGEAVLMEEDLIQQSLDDYDAGKYSPRLLTAHELPLDAHVLEPDEDQQRLQLSRQQLQVTGDASESAEDIFFRRAKEGMGQDEAQFSVEMPLTGKAYLWADKYRPRKPRFFNRVHTGFEWNKYNQTHYDFDNPPPKIVQGYKFNIFYPDLIDKRSTPEYFLEACADNKDFATLRFHAGPPYEDIAFKIVNREWEYSHRHGFRCQFANGIFQLWFHFKRYRYRR, encoded by the exons GTCGGGTTCGGACGAACaccggtggcggcggcggcgaagGCGGCAGAGCCAGAGTCCGCTGCCCCCACGCTGGCGCTCACGGGGCCGGTCCTCCCAGTCTGACTCCGATGACGAGCGCCAGGAGCAGCAGCGGGGCCGGTGGGCCCGCCGGCGGCGGACGCGCTCTTGGTCCCCGGGCTCCTCGGCGTCCGGCTCGGCCTCCCCGGACCGCTCCCAGAGCCctcgggaggcggcggcggccctgagccaccagcacagccTGCAGGAGCGGCTGCGGCTGCGGGAGGAGCGGAAGCAGCAGGAGGAGTTGATGAAGGCCTTCGAGACCCCCGAGGAGAAGCGGGCCCGGCGGCTGGCCAAGAAGGAGGCCAAGGAGAGGAAGAAGCGGGAGAAgatgggctggggggaggagtaCATGGGCTACACCAACACCGACAACCCTTTCGGCGACAACAACCTCCTGGGCACCTTCATCTGGAACAAG GCCCTGGAAAAGAAGGGCATCGGCCACCTGGAGGAGAAGGAGCTGAAGGAGCGGAACAAGAGGATCCAGGAGGACAACCGCCTGGAGCTGCAGAAG GTGAAGCAGCTGCGGCTGGAGCGGGAGCGGGAGAAGGCCATGCGGGAGCAGGAGCTGGAGATGCTGCAGCGGGAGAAGGAGGCCGAGCACTTCAAGACgtgggaggagcaggaggacCACTTCCACCTGCAGCAGGCCAAGCTGCG CTCCAAGATCCGCATCCGGGACGGGAGGGCCAAGCCCATCGACCTGCTGGCCAAGTACATCAGCGCCGAGGACGACGACCTGGCCGTGGAGATGCACGAGCCCTACACCTTCCTCAACGGCCTCACCGTCGCTGACATGGAGGACCTGCTGGAGGACATCCAG GTGTACATGGAGCTGGAGCAGGGCAAGAACGCGGACTTCTGGCGGGACATGACCACCATCACGGAGGACGAGATCGCCAAGCTCCGCAAGCTGGAGGCCTCGGGCAAGGGCCCAG gtgAGCGGCGAGAAGGGGTCAACGCCTCGGTCAGCTCTGACGTGCAGTCGGTCTTCAAGGGGAAGACGTACGGCCAGCTGCACGTCATCTTCCAGGGCATCGAGGGCAAGATCCGGGCCGGGGGCCCCAACCTGGACATGGGCTACTGGGAGAGCCTGCTGCAGCAGCTTCGAGCCCACATGGCGCGCGCCAG GCTCCGCGAGCGGCACCAGGACGTGCTGCGGCAGAAGCTGTACAAGCTAAAGCAGGAGCAGGGTGTGGAGAGCGAGCCTCTGTTCCCCATCCTCAAGCAGGAGCCCCCGTCGCCCGGCCACAG cctggagcctgaggaCCCTGCCCCGACCCCACCCGGGCCCTCCTCCTCCGAGGGGGGGGGCTCTGGGGAGCCGGAGGCGGAAGGGGCGGCCCCCGCGGAGGGCGAGGCGGACGGGGAGGCTGTGCTCATGGAGGAGGACCTGATCCAACAGAGCCTGGACGACTACGACGCGGGCAAGTACAGCCCCCGGCTGCTCACGGCCCACGAGCTGCCGCTGGACGCGCACGTGCTGGAGCCCGACGAGGACCAGCAGCGCCTGCAGCTGTCCCGGCAGCAGCTGCAGGTCACAG GGGACGCCAGCGAGAGCGCGGAGGACATCTTCTTCCGGCGGGCCAAGGAGGGCATGGGCCAGGACGAGGCGCAGTTCAGCGTGGAGATGCCGCTGACCGGCAAGGCCTACCTGTGGGCCGACAAGTACCGGCCGCGCAAGCCCCGCTTCTTCAACCGCGTGCACACGGGCTTCGAGTGGAACAAATACAACCAGACGCACTACGACTTCGACAACCCGCCGCCCAAGATCGTGCAGGGCTACAAGTTCAACATCTTCTACCCCGACCTCATCGACAAGCGCTCCACGCCCGAGTACTTCCTGGAGGCGTGCGCCGACAACAAGGACTTCGCCACGCTGCGCTTCCACGCG GGGCCGCCCTACGAGGACATCGCCTTCAAGATCGTCAACCGCGAGTGGGAGTACTCCCACCGCCACGGCTTCCGCTGCCAGTTCGCCAACGGCATCTTCCAGCTCTGGTTCCACTTCAAGCGCTACCGCTACCGGCGGTGA